A part of Campylobacter ureolyticus ACS-301-V-Sch3b genomic DNA contains:
- a CDS encoding ABC transporter permease → MKENNKFFLSSIFKSLKVGSKRVFVIFIAIFIGTSVSSGFLGIYFDIDTKMSKELKAYGANFIITPQNGNYIKFDDYEKTIDKIDKNVLLGITPYLYGYYSFGIGNGIVAGVDFQGLKKTKPFLEVRSGSMNLSDFSQDSAFLGINLAKSLEAKINQTITITNPKNLVSKNVIVKGIFYGGDESDELMFVDISVAQALDEEKVINYANAVINLNFDKISNLSKKLSNDLINAKPIAQISLSEGSMLDKIKGLMALIGLVILIISSTSVNTTLSSIIFSRKKEIALNLALGATKKDIVKLFGTEIAIITIFSAVLGAFSGYVLAQILGMMIFKASIDFRILSVIIAVLISLICSFIAAFYPIKKAIKINLADTLRGE, encoded by the coding sequence ATGAAAGAAAATAATAAATTTTTTCTAAGTTCTATTTTTAAAAGTTTAAAAGTTGGAAGCAAAAGAGTTTTTGTTATTTTTATAGCTATTTTTATCGGAACTTCTGTAAGTTCTGGGTTTTTAGGTATTTATTTTGATATTGATACAAAAATGAGTAAAGAATTAAAAGCTTATGGAGCAAATTTTATCATAACTCCACAAAATGGAAATTATATAAAATTTGATGATTATGAAAAAACTATTGATAAAATAGACAAAAATGTACTTTTAGGAATAACACCATATTTATATGGATATTATAGTTTTGGCATTGGCAATGGAATCGTCGCGGGAGTTGATTTTCAAGGACTTAAAAAGACAAAGCCATTTTTAGAAGTAAGATCTGGAAGTATGAATTTAAGTGATTTTTCGCAAGACTCAGCTTTTTTAGGTATAAATTTAGCAAAAAGTTTGGAAGCTAAAATTAACCAAACCATCACTATAACAAATCCTAAAAACTTAGTTTCTAAAAATGTTATCGTAAAAGGGATATTTTACGGTGGCGATGAAAGTGATGAGCTTATGTTTGTAGATATTTCAGTAGCTCAAGCTCTTGATGAGGAGAAGGTCATAAACTATGCAAACGCAGTTATAAATTTAAATTTTGATAAAATTTCAAATTTGAGTAAAAAATTAAGCAATGATTTGATAAATGCAAAACCAATAGCTCAGATTTCACTCTCAGAAGGGTCAATGCTTGATAAGATAAAAGGACTTATGGCATTGATTGGATTAGTTATTTTAATAATCAGCTCAACTAGTGTAAATACAACACTTAGTTCAATTATTTTCTCAAGAAAAAAAGAAATTGCTCTAAATTTGGCTCTTGGTGCAACAAAAAAAGATATTGTAAAACTTTTTGGAACCGAGATAGCAATAATTACTATTTTTAGTGCAGTTTTGGGTGCATTTAGTGGTTATGTTTTAGCTCAAATTTTAGGAATGATGATATTTAAAGCAAGCATTGATTTTAGAATTTTATCAGTTATAATTGCAGTTTTAATTTCACTAATTTGTTCATTTATAGCAGCATTTTATCCAATAAAAAAAGCTATTAAAATCAATCTTGCAGATACACTTAGAGGAGAATAA
- a CDS encoding TlpA family protein disulfide reductase, producing MKKLISIFLNLFFFSLIFSGCQKDLSADIGSMAPEISATTLNGKKVKIHQQNNVNKIIVFWQYGCLSCTQILPNLDEFLKQNPDVFKAYAINSVNDEKIIKNYIDEVSFSSIVVLKDDLKISFDRYGVKTLPSIFIIDKNGTIKDKVYGDIGWKNLKAKLSYFL from the coding sequence ATGAAAAAATTAATTAGTATTTTTTTAAATTTATTTTTTTTTAGCTTGATTTTTTCAGGTTGTCAAAAAGATTTAAGCGCAGACATTGGAAGCATGGCACCTGAAATTTCAGCTACAACCCTAAATGGCAAAAAAGTAAAAATTCATCAACAAAATAATGTTAATAAAATAATTGTATTTTGGCAATATGGCTGTTTGAGCTGCACACAAATACTTCCAAATTTAGATGAGTTTTTAAAACAAAATCCAGATGTTTTTAAAGCTTATGCAATAAATTCAGTAAATGATGAAAAGATTATAAAAAACTATATTGATGAAGTGAGTTTTTCTTCTATTGTGGTTTTAAAAGATGATCTTAAAATAAGTTTTGATAGATACGGTGTAAAAACACTTCCAAGTATTTTTATAATAGATAAAAATGGCACTATAAAAGATAAAGTTTATGGAGATATTGGTTGGAAAAATTTAAAAGCAAAATTATCTTATTTTTTATAA
- a CDS encoding ABC transporter permease has protein sequence MILKIILSSIRGDMKFLSFLTIFLTTLLISSMLNITLSIGNVVSKELRSYGSNILVLPKGNSLSIDVGDKKFQPLKNENYINESNLHAIKEIFWRNNIIGFAPFLTATIDGKNIVGTYFDKNVKVTDEEDFTTGIKTIYPFFKIDGRLPKDDSLDEVLVGSDLATKENIKLNDEINIKNYKLKVVGILEFGGEFSNKLITSLKFTQELLNLQDKVEKVEVSALTIPENDLALKARKNLDSLDQVEYDLWYCTAYVSSIAYQISEDLKGADAKAQTQISDAESSVVTKIQALMLVVSLISLIVSSIAISSLMTSEIYRRTKEIGLLKALGANNFQIYLNFALGSVFVAIISSLVGVAFGYLVSEIISYFIFSHFISISFIVIPITLFFAVLIALIGSLLPMRNVINLLPAEVLYERK, from the coding sequence ATGATTTTAAAAATAATTTTATCATCTATTAGAGGTGATATGAAATTCCTTTCATTTTTAACTATATTTTTAACCACTTTGCTTATCTCTTCAATGCTAAATATCACTTTAAGTATTGGAAATGTTGTATCAAAAGAATTAAGAAGTTATGGATCAAACATATTAGTTTTACCAAAAGGCAATTCTTTAAGCATAGATGTTGGTGATAAAAAATTTCAACCTTTAAAAAATGAAAATTACATAAATGAAAGCAACCTCCATGCTATTAAAGAAATTTTTTGGAGAAACAATATAATCGGCTTTGCGCCATTTTTAACAGCTACAATTGATGGAAAAAACATAGTTGGAACCTATTTTGATAAAAATGTAAAAGTTACTGATGAAGAGGACTTTACAACTGGCATAAAAACAATTTATCCATTTTTTAAGATTGATGGTAGGCTTCCAAAAGATGATAGTTTAGATGAAGTTTTGGTTGGAAGTGATTTAGCTACAAAGGAAAACATTAAACTAAACGATGAAATAAATATAAAAAATTACAAATTAAAAGTAGTTGGAATTTTAGAATTTGGTGGAGAATTTTCCAATAAACTCATTACCTCTTTAAAATTTACTCAAGAACTTTTAAATTTGCAAGATAAAGTTGAAAAAGTTGAAGTATCAGCTCTTACAATACCTGAAAATGACCTTGCTCTAAAAGCTAGAAAAAACCTTGATAGCCTAGATCAAGTAGAGTATGATTTATGGTATTGCACAGCCTATGTAAGCTCAATTGCATACCAAATAAGCGAAGATTTAAAAGGTGCAGATGCAAAAGCACAAACTCAAATAAGCGATGCTGAAAGCAGCGTTGTGACAAAAATTCAAGCTCTAATGCTTGTGGTAAGTCTTATTTCACTAATTGTTTCAAGCATAGCAATTTCATCACTTATGACATCTGAAATTTATAGAAGAACTAAAGAAATAGGACTTTTAAAAGCTCTTGGTGCGAACAATTTTCAAATTTATTTAAATTTTGCACTTGGAAGCGTTTTTGTTGCTATAATCTCCTCATTAGTTGGCGTTGCTTTTGGATATTTGGTTTCAGAGATTATTTCATATTTTATTTTTTCACATTTTATAAGCATATCTTTTATAGTAATACCAATAACTTTGTTTTTTGCTGTTTTAATAGCACTTATTGGCTCACTTTTGCCTATGAGAAATGTTATAAATCTACTTCCAGCGGAGGTTTTGTATGAAAGAAAATAA
- a CDS encoding Fe-S-containing protein, with the protein MSIFFVHILDAFLPLVFFITLFYLKEKLINLVSLVFSAFVFGYFAYFIALKYAYGLRNLYLFTNSMLAFLFIISPILLFRIPKFIKFIVLFLITFGFGVKYFYISNGYAVFDNALLDSLGIKNLGFILLGIAFFFVFYFCFKFSRKNINKKAFLIPVGIIFIIINLSYFISEVLLILMRKNVIETDTNILSFVAKSLHYEKSFCYFYIAVFILFGILTLFKFIKNSKKTEILDIKFRKEKAYNNSIKTNFFSIILSSIIALTTLLYYDLHASRPLMIDEPTVIEPNENDEFSFDINELKDNKLHRYAYISDDGKTIRFFLINKYPDKLVPTAVFDSCMICGDKGYVKRGDELICVACNVRIFLPSVGKMGGCNPIPFNFKIENNKLIIPFSEIMLGANYFSEVRQKLVTDPVSKNKIINLKAKFNYVYGDKTYFFESEENKKEFLKNPEKYVKKLTKANFRVEGYKEVEK; encoded by the coding sequence ATGAGTATATTTTTTGTTCACATATTAGATGCTTTTTTACCATTAGTTTTTTTTATAACACTTTTTTACTTAAAAGAAAAACTTATAAATTTAGTAAGCTTAGTTTTTAGTGCTTTTGTTTTTGGATATTTTGCATATTTTATTGCATTAAAATATGCATACGGATTAAGAAATTTGTATTTATTCACAAATTCAATGTTAGCTTTTTTATTTATAATAAGCCCTATTTTACTTTTTAGAATTCCTAAATTTATTAAATTTATAGTTTTATTTTTAATTACTTTTGGTTTTGGTGTTAAATATTTTTATATAAGCAACGGATATGCAGTATTTGATAATGCTTTACTTGATAGCCTTGGGATTAAAAACTTAGGATTTATTCTTCTTGGGATAGCATTTTTCTTTGTGTTTTATTTTTGTTTTAAATTTAGCAGAAAAAATATCAACAAAAAAGCTTTTTTAATACCAGTTGGAATTATTTTTATAATAATAAATTTATCATATTTTATATCTGAAGTTTTGCTCATATTAATGAGAAAAAATGTTATAGAAACCGATACCAATATTCTTTCTTTTGTTGCTAAATCACTTCATTATGAAAAATCATTTTGTTATTTTTACATAGCAGTTTTTATTTTATTTGGAATTTTAACTTTGTTTAAATTTATAAAAAATAGTAAAAAAACTGAGATTTTAGATATAAAATTTAGAAAAGAAAAAGCTTATAATAATTCTATAAAAACAAACTTTTTTTCCATAATTTTATCATCAATTATAGCTTTAACAACATTGCTTTATTATGATTTACACGCTTCAAGACCACTTATGATAGATGAGCCTACTGTAATTGAGCCTAATGAAAATGATGAATTTTCTTTTGACATAAATGAGCTAAAAGATAACAAACTCCACCGTTATGCTTATATAAGTGATGATGGAAAAACAATAAGATTTTTTTTGATAAATAAATATCCTGATAAGCTAGTGCCAACTGCAGTTTTTGATAGTTGCATGATATGTGGCGATAAAGGATATGTAAAAAGAGGTGATGAGCTAATATGTGTTGCTTGCAATGTTAGGATTTTCCTTCCATCAGTTGGAAAAATGGGAGGATGTAACCCAATACCTTTTAATTTTAAAATAGAAAACAATAAATTAATAATTCCATTTAGTGAAATTATGCTTGGAGCAAACTATTTTAGCGAAGTAAGACAAAAGCTAGTAACTGATCCAGTAAGCAAAAATAAAATTATAAACCTAAAAGCAAAATTTAACTATGTTTATGGGGATAAAACTTATTTTTTTGAAAGCGAAGAAAACAAAAAAGAATTTTTAAAAAATCCTGAAAAATATGTTAAAAAACTCACAAAAGCAAATTTTAGAGTAGAAGGATACAAGGAGGTTGAAAAATGA
- a CDS encoding iron transporter: MRKSLLSVALSSAVLTSLAFGGEVPIGDPIEMHGMEIAAVYLQPIEMEPRGIDLAASLADIHLEADIHALKGNPNGFPEGFWMPYLTIAYQLTNLDNGKVKKGTLMPMVADDGPHYGANIKMDGGIGNYELVYAIQNPEKQGFGRHVDEETGVGKWFEPFTVKYNFKYTGTPDK; this comes from the coding sequence ATGAGAAAAAGTTTATTAAGTGTTGCACTAAGTAGTGCGGTTTTAACAAGTTTAGCATTTGGTGGTGAAGTTCCAATCGGCGATCCTATTGAGATGCACGGTATGGAGATAGCTGCTGTTTATTTACAACCAATTGAGATGGAACCACGTGGAATCGATCTTGCAGCAAGTCTAGCAGATATCCACCTTGAGGCTGATATTCACGCTCTTAAAGGCAATCCTAATGGCTTTCCTGAAGGTTTTTGGATGCCTTATTTAACAATTGCTTATCAATTAACAAATTTGGATAATGGTAAAGTTAAAAAAGGAACCCTTATGCCAATGGTTGCTGATGATGGCCCTCACTATGGTGCAAATATAAAAATGGATGGCGGAATTGGAAATTATGAGTTAGTTTATGCAATTCAAAACCCTGAAAAACAAGGTTTTGGTCGCCATGTTGATGAAGAAACTGGCGTTGGTAAATGGTTTGAACCTTTTACAGTTAAATATAACTTTAAATACACAGGTACACCTGATAAATAA
- a CDS encoding ABC transporter ATP-binding protein yields the protein MENVISLKNIFKSFKDVHALEDISFEVPKNQWLSIMGPSGSGKTTLINILSLMDNPTSGIYELLGKDVANLSQNEHLKIRRETIGLIFQQFHLIPYLNVLENVMLAQYYHSSVEAEDAKATLDLVGLSHRFTHLPSQLSGGEQQRVCIARALINNPEILIADEPTGNLDEKNEGVVLELFQKIKKDGKTIILITHNPNLGKQGDRVITLSHGKLINDEKIN from the coding sequence ATGGAAAATGTAATAAGTTTAAAAAATATATTTAAAAGCTTTAAAGATGTTCATGCATTAGAGGATATAAGCTTTGAAGTGCCTAAAAATCAATGGCTAAGCATAATGGGACCAAGCGGAAGCGGTAAAACAACTTTAATAAATATTTTATCACTAATGGATAATCCAACAAGCGGTATTTACGAGCTTTTAGGAAAAGATGTTGCAAATTTATCTCAAAATGAGCATTTAAAAATAAGACGTGAAACAATAGGACTTATTTTTCAACAATTTCATTTAATACCTTATTTAAACGTTTTAGAAAATGTTATGCTTGCTCAATATTATCATTCAAGTGTTGAAGCTGAGGATGCAAAGGCTACGCTTGATTTGGTTGGATTAAGCCATAGATTTACTCATTTGCCAAGTCAATTAAGTGGTGGTGAGCAACAAAGAGTTTGTATTGCAAGGGCTTTAATAAACAATCCTGAAATTTTAATAGCAGATGAGCCAACTGGAAACTTGGATGAGAAAAATGAAGGTGTAGTGCTTGAGCTTTTTCAAAAAATAAAAAAAGATGGAAAAACCATTATCTTAATAACACATAACCCAAATTTAGGAAAACAAGGCGATAGAGTGATAACCTTATCGCACGGAAAACTTATAAATGATGAAAAAATTAATTAG